Proteins co-encoded in one Anabaena sphaerica FACHB-251 genomic window:
- a CDS encoding DUF2993 domain-containing protein translates to MPEQPKFEEKFLSQAAERRLSEELDEAEQIDVEVQTDIGKIIQGQLDGVSFAGQGLVIKEKIRIQEIKVQTDSIAVNPLSAILGQIQLDEPVNAIARVVMEEADINSALSSDMIRSLVHKFKLNVDGKSVRFEPQEMQVYLPAEDILEFKGKILLKEEGNSHILGYHAIAHPRTRIKPPMLESFRCTEGEGLRVELIAAAMQKVKEIINLPYLEWEDMVFSINEMQVQKGKLILILEAQVKQIPSAETLLSAYEDSHSSNLI, encoded by the coding sequence ATGCCTGAACAACCAAAGTTTGAAGAGAAATTCTTATCTCAGGCAGCGGAAAGAAGGTTATCTGAAGAGTTAGATGAAGCAGAACAAATAGATGTAGAGGTACAAACAGATATTGGTAAAATAATTCAGGGACAACTAGATGGTGTTTCTTTTGCTGGTCAAGGATTAGTGATTAAAGAAAAAATCCGTATCCAAGAAATTAAAGTACAAACAGATAGCATTGCTGTCAATCCTTTAAGTGCGATATTGGGGCAGATTCAACTCGATGAACCAGTAAATGCTATTGCTCGTGTTGTCATGGAAGAAGCAGATATTAACTCAGCTTTAAGTTCAGACATGATTCGTAGCTTAGTACATAAATTCAAGTTAAATGTAGATGGAAAAAGTGTCAGGTTTGAACCACAAGAAATGCAGGTATATTTACCCGCTGAGGACATACTAGAATTTAAAGGCAAAATTCTGCTTAAAGAGGAGGGGAATAGTCACATCTTAGGTTATCATGCGATCGCTCATCCCCGCACTCGAATAAAACCTCCCATGCTGGAGAGTTTTCGCTGTACCGAAGGAGAAGGACTCAGAGTAGAATTAATTGCAGCTGCTATGCAAAAAGTTAAAGAAATTATCAATTTACCATACTTGGAGTGGGAAGATATGGTATTTTCTATCAACGAGATGCAAGTCCAAAAGGGTAAGTTGATCCTGATACTTGAAGCTCAGGTCAAGCAAATTCCCTCAGCGGAAACATTACTTTCTGCTTATGAAGATTCACACTCTAGCAATTTGATTTGA
- a CDS encoding M28 family peptidase, which produces MTLKQRLQNHLQEIARERDPYMASAGHFFVQEYIRQQFAQWGSVEIHTFLVGSKSCNNLILNLPAQPKKEKTNLPPILIGAHYDGIPGTVAADDNATGVAVLLEFAKNFAQAPARYPLRLVAFDMEEYGLLGSADYAALLRQQGQPLRLMISLEMLGYRDSIPGSQRYPAFLDKFYPNTGDFIALIGNLRTLGDLISLSRSIHQVGVPSQWLPVPNRGLLVPQTRLSDHAPFWDQGYPAMMVTDTAFLRNPNYHKPSDTIASLDLDFLTGVCEGLERGIRRL; this is translated from the coding sequence TTGACTTTAAAACAAAGATTACAAAATCATCTGCAAGAGATAGCACGGGAACGTGATCCTTATATGGCGAGTGCGGGACATTTCTTTGTCCAAGAATACATTCGCCAACAATTTGCCCAGTGGGGAAGTGTGGAAATCCACACCTTTCTAGTGGGGAGTAAAAGCTGTAATAACCTGATTTTAAATTTACCTGCCCAACCGAAAAAAGAGAAGACAAATTTACCACCTATTTTAATTGGCGCTCATTATGATGGTATACCCGGTACAGTCGCTGCTGATGATAATGCTACTGGGGTGGCAGTTTTATTAGAATTTGCCAAAAATTTCGCCCAAGCACCCGCTAGATATCCTTTGCGACTGGTTGCTTTTGATATGGAGGAATATGGTTTATTGGGTAGTGCTGACTATGCAGCTTTGTTGCGCCAACAAGGACAGCCTTTACGCTTAATGATATCTTTAGAAATGTTAGGCTATCGTGATTCTATTCCAGGTTCGCAAAGATATCCCGCTTTTTTAGATAAATTTTACCCAAATACTGGAGATTTTATTGCTTTAATTGGTAATTTGCGGACTTTGGGGGATTTAATAAGTTTGAGTCGCAGTATTCACCAAGTGGGTGTACCTAGTCAATGGCTACCAGTGCCAAATCGGGGTTTACTGGTTCCCCAAACCCGACTTAGTGATCATGCACCATTTTGGGATCAAGGTTATCCAGCAATGATGGTGACAGATACGGCATTTTTGCGAAATCCCAATTATCACAAACCGAGTGATACTATTGCTAGTTTGGATTTAGATTTTCTGACTGGTGTTTGTGAGGGTTTGGAAAGGGGGATTAGGCGGTTGTAA
- a CDS encoding DnaJ C-terminal domain-containing protein, whose translation MQNLQNFRDYYEILGVNKEASSEEIKKVYRRLARQYHPDLNPGNKEAEEKFKTIGEAYEILSDPSRRSQYDQFSRYWKQKGFAGGKQSPKPKGWGDNRPNNGRSNQEVDPSEFPDFESFINQVIGVSSRKDTRTTPGSTTTSDPFRTPRTKVAYTVSTPPRTNRRDIEARLTLPLEKAYQGGNERIRLEDGRSLEVTMPPAMVTGQTIRLRNQGIGGGDLYLKITVDPHPLFKLEGANIFCQVPVTPSEAVLGGQVEAPTLDGPVKMTIPPAVRSGQRFRLANKGYPGENGKRGDQLVEIQIVTPKNITEEERQLYEKLRDIETFKPRADLI comes from the coding sequence ATGCAAAATTTACAGAATTTCCGCGATTATTACGAGATTTTGGGAGTAAATAAAGAAGCATCTAGCGAAGAAATTAAAAAGGTTTATCGCAGGTTAGCAAGGCAATATCACCCTGATCTCAATCCTGGTAACAAGGAAGCAGAAGAAAAATTTAAGACTATCGGTGAGGCTTATGAAATCCTTTCCGATCCGAGTCGGCGATCGCAATACGATCAGTTTAGCCGCTACTGGAAACAAAAAGGCTTTGCTGGTGGTAAACAGTCACCAAAACCGAAAGGATGGGGAGATAATCGCCCTAACAACGGTCGTAGTAATCAAGAAGTAGATCCGAGCGAGTTTCCTGATTTTGAAAGTTTTATTAATCAAGTCATAGGTGTTAGCAGTCGCAAAGATACCAGAACTACCCCAGGTAGTACAACGACTAGTGACCCGTTTCGGACTCCCAGAACCAAAGTTGCTTATACAGTTAGCACCCCACCTCGTACCAATCGCCGAGATATAGAAGCTAGATTAACCCTACCACTAGAAAAAGCATATCAAGGTGGTAATGAAAGAATACGCTTAGAAGATGGGCGATCGCTCGAAGTAACCATGCCCCCTGCTATGGTAACCGGTCAAACCATCCGCTTGCGAAATCAAGGCATTGGTGGTGGAGATTTATACTTAAAAATTACCGTTGACCCTCATCCGTTATTTAAACTAGAAGGTGCAAATATCTTCTGTCAAGTGCCTGTGACTCCCAGTGAAGCAGTCTTAGGAGGACAAGTTGAAGCACCAACCCTAGATGGTCCAGTGAAAATGACCATTCCTCCAGCAGTTAGATCAGGACAAAGATTTCGGTTGGCGAATAAAGGCTATCCTGGTGAAAACGGTAAACGTGGTGATCAATTAGTAGAAATTCAAATAGTTACACCTAAAAATATTACAGAGGAAGAAAGACAGCTTTACGAAAAATTGCGGGACATTGAAACCTTTAAACCGCGGGCTGATTTAATTTAA
- the ald gene encoding alanine dehydrogenase yields MEIGVPKETKDQEFRVGLSPSSVRVLSESGHTVFVETQAGTGAGFTDNDYSSAGAEIVDTAEAAWNREMVVKVKEPLKTEYKLLQKNQLLFTYLHLAADRQLTEHLIDSGTCAIAYETVEQPGANRLPLLTPMSIIAGRLAVQFGARFLERQQGGRGVLLGGVPGVKPGKVVILGGGVVGTEAAKIAVGMGAGVQILDVNVERLSYLETLFGSRVELLYSNSAHIEAAVKEADLLIGAVLIPGKKAPILVSRELVKQMRPGSVIVDVAVDQGGCVETLHPTSHTSPVYIDEGVVHYGVPNMPGAVPWTSTQALNNSTLPYVVQLANLGIKALDANPALGKGLNVKNHRLVHPAVLEVFPDLGK; encoded by the coding sequence ATGGAAATCGGCGTTCCTAAAGAAACTAAAGATCAAGAATTTCGGGTTGGTTTGAGTCCTTCTAGTGTGCGGGTACTATCGGAAAGTGGTCATACTGTCTTTGTGGAAACACAGGCGGGTACTGGTGCTGGATTTACGGATAATGATTACTCTAGTGCGGGCGCAGAAATTGTTGACACAGCAGAAGCGGCTTGGAATCGGGAGATGGTTGTCAAGGTTAAAGAACCCTTGAAAACAGAGTATAAGTTATTGCAGAAAAACCAGTTATTATTTACTTATTTGCACTTAGCCGCTGATCGGCAATTAACAGAACATTTGATTGATTCTGGCACTTGTGCGATCGCTTACGAAACCGTAGAACAGCCAGGTGCAAACAGACTCCCCTTGCTTACCCCCATGAGCATTATCGCAGGTCGGTTAGCAGTGCAGTTTGGTGCAAGATTCCTGGAACGTCAGCAAGGTGGTAGAGGCGTACTTTTAGGGGGTGTACCTGGAGTTAAACCTGGTAAAGTGGTCATCTTAGGCGGTGGCGTTGTGGGGACTGAAGCGGCTAAAATTGCTGTGGGCATGGGCGCAGGGGTACAAATTTTAGATGTCAACGTTGAACGCCTATCTTATTTAGAAACCCTATTTGGTTCTAGAGTGGAACTACTTTACAGTAATTCTGCCCATATTGAAGCCGCAGTTAAAGAAGCTGACTTACTCATCGGTGCAGTTTTAATACCCGGCAAGAAAGCGCCTATTTTAGTATCTCGTGAATTGGTTAAACAAATGCGTCCCGGTTCTGTAATTGTGGATGTTGCTGTTGACCAAGGTGGATGTGTAGAAACATTACACCCCACATCCCACACGAGTCCAGTATATATTGATGAGGGAGTAGTACATTATGGCGTTCCCAATATGCCAGGGGCAGTACCTTGGACATCAACTCAAGCACTTAATAACAGTACATTACCCTATGTTGTGCAGTTAGCTAATTTGGGAATTAAAGCCTTAGATGCTAACCCAGCTTTAGGTAAAGGTTTGAATGTCAAAAATCATCGTTTAGTACATCCGGCTGTACTAGAAGTTTTTCCTGACTTGGGTAAATAG
- a CDS encoding XcyI family restriction endonuclease, which yields MTDEVNRINYRLRSTFFYRKIKEYKTLSFQSKVAALLPVKHLYSWDNWKNWGIGEDAFAYISNHPELQLIQVFCHPRLIREYSSLLAYYRNIAALPQKAVQYLAKVNLKKIEADEENKYTLTEEKALALCRLFNEHISLIIDSSIESLTAEELYGILLASTGAKIDGSWRNAIGEEAEKIVQRLLIKEAKERNLLAAFIPRKGIKVEGYNPDKIDEQVGNIEDYRGVMLVNQTSILFSSEPDISLLNNQGTTVGVIEVKGGTDPAGALERYGAAKKSFEEALRINPEVKTILIASCITPEVNNRIQNDPIIFVYFNLTEILSEESRIYDQFVQEVFLVIDK from the coding sequence ATGACAGATGAGGTAAATCGGATAAACTATCGTTTACGTTCAACATTCTTTTATCGTAAAATCAAAGAATACAAAACACTATCTTTCCAATCCAAAGTTGCTGCATTATTACCAGTCAAGCATTTATATAGTTGGGACAACTGGAAAAACTGGGGTATTGGAGAAGATGCTTTTGCTTATATCAGCAACCATCCAGAATTACAACTCATTCAAGTATTTTGCCATCCTCGATTAATTCGGGAATACTCTTCGTTATTAGCCTACTATCGTAATATAGCTGCACTCCCTCAAAAAGCCGTTCAGTATTTAGCTAAAGTTAATTTAAAGAAGATTGAAGCTGATGAAGAAAATAAATACACTCTAACAGAAGAGAAAGCTTTAGCACTTTGTCGGCTATTTAATGAACATATATCGCTGATTATTGATAGTTCTATAGAAAGCCTGACAGCAGAAGAATTATATGGCATACTACTAGCTTCAACAGGAGCGAAAATTGATGGTTCATGGCGTAATGCCATTGGAGAAGAAGCCGAAAAAATTGTTCAAAGACTTCTGATTAAAGAGGCAAAAGAACGTAATTTACTTGCTGCTTTTATTCCACGGAAAGGTATTAAAGTTGAAGGATATAATCCTGATAAAATTGATGAACAGGTAGGTAATATAGAAGATTATCGGGGTGTAATGTTGGTTAACCAGACTTCTATACTTTTTTCCAGCGAGCCAGATATTTCACTTCTGAATAATCAGGGTACAACGGTTGGTGTGATTGAAGTGAAAGGAGGAACTGATCCTGCTGGCGCACTAGAACGTTATGGTGCTGCTAAAAAATCTTTTGAAGAAGCATTGCGTATAAATCCTGAAGTTAAAACTATTCTCATTGCTAGTTGTATTACACCTGAAGTAAATAATCGTATTCAAAATGATCCAATAATTTTTGTCTATTTCAACTTGACAGAAATATTGAGCGAAGAATCACGAATATATGATCAATTTGTTCAAGAAGTATTTTTAGTTATAGATAAATAA
- the dnaK gene encoding molecular chaperone DnaK — protein MGKVVGIDLGTTNSVVAVMEGGKPVVIANAEGMRTTPSVVGFSKEGERVVGQMARRQTVLNPQNTFFAVKRFIGRRYGELNPDSKRVPYTIRKDEMGSIKVACPRLNKEFAPEEISAMVLKKLADDASRYLGEPVTGAVITVPAYFNDSQRQATRDAGRIAGLEVLRILNEPTAASLAYGLDRGDLETILVFDLGGGTFDVSILEVGDGIFEVKATSGDTQLGGNDFDRKIVDWLAEQFLETEGVDLRRDRQALQRLMEAAEKAKIELSAVSVTDINLPFITATEDGPKHLETRLTRSQFEGLCTDLISRIRTPVKRALKDAGLSPVDIEEVVLVGGSTRMPMVKQLVQDLIGIEASENVNPDEVVAVGAAIQAGILAGEMKDVLLLDVTPLSLGLETIGGVMKKLIPRNTTIPVRRSDIFSTSENNQNSVEIHVVQGEREMAADNKSLGRFKLYGIPPAPRGIPQVQVSFDIDANGILQVTALDRTTGREQSITIQGASTLSESEVKRMIQDAQKYADIDRERKERVEKRTRSEALILQAERQLREVALEMGMQFARNRRQRIDNICRELRDSLKDDDDRGIDQAYSDLQDALYELNREVREYYAEDEDEDLFGAIRDIFTGDKERERDYSPRETYRQRDSNNRDYNRDSGKDYGRDYGRENRSSPYDSPPPRRSRPSYQDNWDDDDDWL, from the coding sequence ATGGGCAAGGTAGTCGGCATCGACTTGGGTACAACCAACTCAGTAGTCGCCGTGATGGAGGGTGGCAAGCCGGTGGTAATTGCCAATGCTGAAGGTATGCGAACCACCCCCTCTGTTGTCGGGTTCAGCAAAGAAGGCGAAAGGGTGGTTGGGCAGATGGCAAGACGGCAAACGGTTCTTAATCCCCAAAATACCTTTTTTGCAGTTAAACGTTTCATTGGGCGTAGGTATGGTGAATTAAACCCCGATTCCAAGCGTGTACCCTACACTATTCGTAAGGATGAAATGGGCAGTATTAAAGTTGCCTGTCCTCGGTTAAATAAAGAATTTGCCCCCGAAGAAATTTCAGCTATGGTGCTGAAGAAATTGGCAGATGACGCTAGTCGTTATTTGGGAGAACCTGTCACCGGGGCTGTAATTACTGTTCCTGCTTATTTTAATGATTCTCAACGCCAAGCCACTCGCGATGCTGGCAGAATAGCCGGTTTAGAAGTGCTACGCATTCTCAATGAACCAACAGCGGCTTCTTTGGCTTACGGATTAGATCGAGGTGATCTAGAAACCATCTTAGTTTTTGACTTGGGTGGTGGTACTTTTGATGTGTCGATTCTGGAAGTAGGTGACGGCATATTTGAAGTTAAAGCCACTAGTGGAGATACGCAATTAGGTGGTAATGATTTTGACAGAAAAATAGTTGATTGGTTAGCGGAGCAATTTTTAGAGACAGAAGGGGTAGATTTAAGACGCGATCGCCAAGCTTTGCAACGTTTAATGGAAGCAGCAGAAAAAGCCAAAATTGAACTTTCTGCCGTCAGCGTCACTGATATTAACTTACCCTTCATCACCGCTACAGAGGATGGTCCAAAACATTTAGAAACACGTCTGACGCGATCGCAGTTTGAAGGTTTATGTACTGACTTAATCAGTCGGATACGCACACCAGTAAAACGGGCGCTAAAAGATGCCGGACTCTCCCCTGTAGATATCGAAGAAGTTGTACTAGTAGGTGGTTCAACCAGAATGCCAATGGTGAAACAGCTAGTACAGGACTTAATTGGCATTGAAGCCAGCGAAAATGTCAACCCTGATGAAGTGGTAGCTGTGGGTGCAGCTATTCAAGCAGGCATTCTCGCTGGGGAAATGAAGGATGTACTACTCTTGGATGTCACACCCTTATCGTTGGGATTAGAAACCATCGGTGGCGTAATGAAAAAACTCATTCCCCGGAACACGACTATACCAGTACGGCGCTCGGATATCTTTTCTACCTCTGAAAATAACCAAAACAGTGTAGAAATTCACGTTGTCCAGGGGGAAAGGGAAATGGCAGCAGATAACAAATCCTTGGGAAGGTTCAAGCTGTATGGTATCCCACCTGCACCCAGAGGTATACCCCAAGTTCAAGTATCTTTTGATATTGATGCCAACGGTATTTTACAGGTAACGGCTTTAGATCGCACCACTGGCAGAGAGCAGAGTATCACAATTCAAGGCGCTTCTACCTTGAGTGAATCGGAAGTTAAGAGAATGATTCAGGATGCTCAGAAATATGCTGATATCGACCGGGAACGGAAAGAACGGGTAGAAAAGCGGACTCGTTCCGAAGCGTTGATTTTACAAGCGGAAAGGCAACTGCGGGAAGTAGCCTTAGAAATGGGAATGCAGTTTGCCCGCAACCGTCGTCAACGCATTGACAATATTTGCCGCGAACTGCGAGATAGTTTAAAAGATGATGATGATCGTGGCATTGATCAGGCTTACTCTGACTTGCAAGATGCTCTCTATGAGCTAAATCGAGAAGTCCGTGAGTATTATGCTGAAGATGAAGACGAAGACTTATTTGGTGCTATCCGTGACATCTTCACTGGTGATAAAGAACGGGAACGAGATTATTCTCCCAGAGAAACTTATCGGCAAAGAGATTCTAATAACAGAGACTATAACCGGGACTCTGGTAAAGACTATGGTAGAGACTATGGTCGAGAAAATCGTTCTTCTCCCTATGATAGTCCGCCACCACGCAGAAGCCGTCCCAGCTACCAGGATAACTGGGATGATGATGATGATTGGTTGTAA
- a CDS encoding bestrophin family protein yields the protein MENKKFQWFKIALQIKGSVITAIYLRVIGCGIFGVLVSVLYYFKLPVSQPILGSVIPSIVLGLLLVFRTNTAYERFWEGRKLWGSIVNTVRNLARQIWVSVDEIAIEDKDHKIDTLNLLVAFAVATKLHLRSKPINSELEELMPTSRYIKLKLMNNPPLEIAFWISDYLQQQYNRNCLNSYQLNSLQQLLNILVDNLGSCERILKTPIPLAYAIHLKQLLLLYCLLLPFQIVENLGWWTGFISALVSFTLLGIEAIGLEIENPFGYDPNDLPLDAICQTMKLNIDDLISLTPSVHSSHKDI from the coding sequence ATGGAAAACAAAAAGTTCCAATGGTTTAAAATAGCTTTACAGATTAAAGGTTCTGTAATTACAGCAATTTATCTACGAGTTATTGGGTGCGGAATATTTGGCGTTTTAGTTTCGGTACTTTACTATTTTAAATTACCAGTTTCTCAACCAATTTTAGGGAGTGTTATTCCCAGTATTGTTTTAGGTTTATTACTAGTATTTCGGACAAATACAGCTTATGAACGTTTTTGGGAAGGCAGAAAACTTTGGGGTTCTATAGTTAATACAGTCCGCAATCTAGCACGACAAATTTGGGTATCTGTCGATGAAATTGCTATAGAAGATAAAGACCATAAAATTGACACTTTAAATTTATTAGTAGCTTTTGCAGTAGCGACTAAACTGCATTTACGAAGCAAACCTATAAATAGTGAATTAGAAGAATTAATGCCAACGTCTCGGTATATCAAGCTAAAACTAATGAATAATCCTCCTCTAGAGATAGCTTTCTGGATTAGTGATTACTTACAACAGCAATATAACCGCAATTGCTTAAATAGCTATCAATTAAACTCTCTGCAACAATTATTAAATATATTGGTTGATAATTTAGGGTCTTGTGAACGCATTTTAAAAACACCGATTCCTCTAGCTTACGCTATTCATCTCAAGCAATTATTATTACTATATTGCCTCTTATTACCATTTCAAATAGTAGAGAATCTTGGTTGGTGGACAGGGTTTATTTCGGCTTTAGTCAGCTTTACTTTATTGGGTATTGAAGCCATTGGTTTAGAAATCGAAAATCCCTTTGGTTATGATCCTAATGATTTACCCTTAGATGCTATTTGTCAAACCATGAAACTGAATATTGATGATTTAATTAGTTTAACTCCTAGCGTGCATTCAAGTCACAAAGATATATGA
- a CDS encoding chlorophyll a/b-binding protein, with product MTQPQPTVTPKLEEPKFGFNEYAERLNGRAAMIGFILMVVIEYVTNQGVLAWLGLK from the coding sequence ATGACACAACCACAACCAACTGTTACCCCCAAACTAGAAGAACCCAAGTTTGGTTTTAACGAATATGCCGAACGTTTAAACGGACGTGCGGCTATGATTGGCTTTATCTTAATGGTGGTGATTGAATATGTCACTAATCAAGGTGTACTTGCCTGGTTGGGTTTGAAGTAG
- the crtO gene encoding beta-carotene ketolase CrtO, whose protein sequence is MKEYDVVIIGAGHNGLVCAAYLLKAGYSVLLLEKRSVPGGAATTEECIPDKAPGFKFNLCAIDHEFIHLGPVVAELELEKYGLEYLECDPVVFCPHPDGKYFLAHKSLEKTCAEIARYNERDAKKYAEFTHYWQRAISAMIPIFNAPPKSIVDIFGNYNIQKFKDLFSVVGSTQKSLDFVRTMLTSAEDILNEWFDEEFLKAPLSRLASELGAPPSQKNLAIGVMMMSMRHNPGMSRPRGGTGALVKALVNLVTSKGGEILTDQQVEKVLIDDGAAVGVRVAGGEEYRAKYGVISNIDARRLFLQLIDTQEVDDADPELRERLERRIVNNNETILKIDLALNEPLHFPYHEHKDEYLIGSILIADSMNHVEQAHSKCTLGEIPDSDPSMYVVMPSFLDPTLAPAGKHTVWIEFFAPYQIAGAEGTGLKGTGWTDELKNKVADRVVDKLATYSPNLKTSIIARRVESPAELGERLGAYKGNYYHIDMTMDQMVFFRPLPELANYKTPIDNLFLTGAGTHPGGSISGMPGRNCARVFLQSKHPITQTLKDAGNSIKSTVESVFGIG, encoded by the coding sequence ATGAAAGAATATGATGTTGTAATTATTGGCGCAGGACACAATGGGTTAGTGTGTGCTGCTTATTTACTCAAAGCAGGCTATAGCGTCCTGCTACTAGAAAAGCGTTCCGTTCCCGGTGGTGCTGCCACAACAGAAGAATGTATACCAGACAAAGCACCAGGGTTTAAATTTAATCTCTGTGCGATTGACCATGAATTTATTCACTTGGGTCCAGTCGTTGCAGAATTAGAACTGGAAAAATACGGCTTAGAATATCTCGAATGTGATCCTGTTGTTTTTTGTCCCCATCCTGATGGTAAGTATTTCTTAGCCCATAAATCCCTAGAAAAGACTTGTGCAGAAATAGCTCGTTACAATGAACGCGATGCCAAAAAATACGCTGAATTCACACACTATTGGCAACGGGCAATTAGTGCCATGATTCCCATATTCAACGCCCCACCCAAATCAATTGTAGATATTTTTGGTAACTACAACATTCAAAAATTCAAAGATTTATTTTCTGTAGTTGGTTCTACGCAAAAAAGCCTAGATTTTGTCCGTACCATGCTCACCAGTGCCGAAGATATTCTTAACGAATGGTTTGATGAAGAATTTCTGAAAGCACCCCTTTCGAGACTAGCATCAGAACTAGGTGCGCCACCATCTCAAAAAAACCTGGCAATCGGTGTCATGATGATGTCTATGCGTCATAATCCCGGAATGAGTAGACCACGTGGTGGAACTGGTGCATTGGTGAAAGCATTGGTGAATTTAGTTACTAGTAAAGGAGGTGAAATTCTCACAGATCAGCAAGTAGAAAAGGTCTTAATTGATGATGGTGCAGCAGTGGGTGTTCGGGTTGCTGGTGGTGAGGAATATCGGGCAAAATATGGAGTAATTTCTAATATTGATGCCAGGCGATTATTTTTGCAATTGATAGATACTCAAGAAGTTGATGATGCAGATCCAGAGTTACGAGAAAGATTAGAACGCCGCATTGTTAATAATAATGAAACTATCTTAAAGATAGATTTAGCATTAAATGAACCCTTGCATTTTCCCTACCATGAGCATAAAGACGAATATCTGATTGGTTCTATTTTAATTGCTGATTCAATGAATCATGTAGAACAGGCTCATAGTAAATGTACATTAGGAGAAATTCCTGATTCAGACCCATCAATGTATGTGGTTATGCCTAGCTTCCTTGATCCTACTTTAGCTCCAGCAGGCAAGCATACTGTCTGGATTGAATTTTTCGCTCCTTATCAAATTGCTGGTGCAGAAGGTACAGGTTTAAAAGGCACTGGTTGGACTGATGAATTAAAAAATAAAGTTGCAGATCGGGTAGTTGATAAACTAGCAACTTATTCGCCAAATTTGAAAACCTCAATTATCGCTAGAAGGGTAGAAAGTCCAGCAGAATTAGGAGAAAGATTAGGAGCATATAAGGGTAATTATTACCATATTGATATGACTATGGATCAAATGGTATTTTTCCGACCTTTGCCAGAATTAGCAAATTATAAAACCCCAATTGATAATCTATTTTTAACTGGTGCGGGGACTCATCCCGGTGGTTCAATTTCGGGAATGCCAGGACGTAATTGTGCTAGAGTGTTTTTGCAGTCCAAGCACCCAATTACTCAGACTTTAAAGGATGCAGGAAATTCAATTAAGTCCACTGTTGAATCTGTATTTGGAATTGGTTAA